tgaaacaaccacaacataattcactctatccggatggagcaatttaactggatagtttttttttaaaggccaaaatgaaatagagtaacgaggctgtttttaaaatgtaaggagtaaaaagtacagataattgcgtgaaaatgtaaggagtaaaagtaaaaagtcgtctgaaaaataattactccagtgaagtatagataaccaaaatttctacttaagtaaggtaacaaagtatttgtacttggttacttgacacctctggctacTATAATATGCATGATAACCAAAGTAGCCAAATCAACTTTGTCTCTCTTTTGTTCTTCTCTTTCCATTTATTTCTCTACATGTATTACGGGTCACGAAGCTGCGTGGTTGTGATATGTTGGGCCACCCAGCAACATACAAAATttgcttttttctctttatttcttgCCTCACTTCCGACGGGTTTGTCAACTGGTTCTGTCGACGTTACCGGGAGTCACGACGAAGGCTTTCAGATGTCAGGTGCCAATTCATGCTGCTAGCAGTCTTTGTAAATGAGTTGCTACATCCTGAGCAGAGGCAGAATGACGAGGCTAAACACATAGAGAGACGCAGTGTTTTTTGGACACAATGACAGTATTCAGATGAATACAAGAAGGATGCAAGCAGGATGTGTGAAACTGTATTCAAGGACTCTCATGTTAGTCTCCATCAGTGTGAACTGAGATTACTTTTACAATGCCTGCTAAATTTTCCtgtaagaagtaaaacttaaaaaaaaaatacttctgGACGTCTCTTACTTTAGCTTAAAATTTGTATTTGCATAGCATTGAGTTTGATGAGCAAACATAATTTTCTTAGTGGACCATTTTTGTGCATAGCATGTGGTTTCCCGTAACGAGATCACAGAGACAGGGGTGGATAGAGCTGGCTGGAAAACCATTGGTCAGTGATTGCCATAAAAAGGCAGACCTGAGAGGGTCAAAGAGACAAGACAGAAGCGCGCACACTGAGCCACAATGAAGATTTTGTTTGTAGCTGTTATGTCGAGTCTCATCTCGGCCTGCCAGCCTGCACCGCTGACATGTGAGCAGCTGCTGAAGCCAGTAGACAAAGGTCCAGTTGTAAGTGCCGTTTCATTTTTATGACTAAAATTGGCATTTATCGCTTTCTTGGACAAATTTAACccaattaaatatatatgtaattTCTGTTTTGGGATAAAAATTTGCAAACAAGTTTATTCTGATTTAAATTATTCTGTTTGTTAATTTCAGATAACTGGAAAGTGGTACTACATCGCATTGGCCACAGAGACCTGTTTGCCTTCAACATTGTTTAGTAGTCTTCTTTCACCAAGCCTTACGGCAGATGTTACTTCTAAAGACACGGCAAACGTGTTCGCTGCCAGAACAtatgtgaaaatgtaagaaatgtctgtttctggaggtttttattcatcttAGCGTTTGATTGACTGCTTGTATTTGTGCATTATTTGTCTCCATGTGAATAGTTGTTTCTTCAGGTGTTAAATCTTCAATAAATCCTATGCAGGTTTGGACATTGCTACAATGAATCTGAAGCTATTTTCTACGACAACAATAAGATGTTCGATGTCGACAAAAACAGTAAGAGCTttgtgaaatatgttttttgcacTGCTGATTTCATCAGTCTCTGTCTTTGCTTCATTTAATCTCTCTTTTGAACTTTTACTCTGCTCCCGCTAAATTACTCGGTGGTAGCTGATTCCCAAATTTGCCCCTTTGTGCATGCTTTGGTAATTATATTTGCAAAATTAAAACAGGCATAATAAATATTGTTAATTCACAATGATAATGGCAGATTTTAGTTGATGAATCTGATATTTTTTGAGAAATTAAGTTTTttacagggtttttttttctcaacagatgCCCCAACAGGAGAGCCAGATATTGTGCTGCAAACCAGTTGCCCTGACTGTCTCGTTGTAAAGTCGGCTGACGTCCTTGACACTGTTGTGTTCCTTAGTAAGGAGAGCAGAAGGACACAATACACAAATATGTGATGCAAGTCAATTAGATTACATCAACACCAAATTCTAGATATTCGATATAACTGTACGGATAAGTGACAAATTAAAGGGGAAACCTCTCTCGTGATATTTCTCTGCCATGGTTTAGGTTATCATAGAGAGGAAGGTCCTTCCAAATCAATACAAGACCATCTCTATTTTGTGGTGAAATGATTGAGTCTTCGTGGATGACAATCCTCCCTTCGCAGGGCAGAAGGGGTCACATAATTACaattaaaatgatttaaaacatAAACTATGGCCTTTGTAGTCACCGTTCAACTTCAGTGAATACTTTTGGGACATTTTAGAGTGACATGTTTAATAGCCCTCCCCTTCAGTGTTGAGAACCTTTCCAAAGAATGATGGGCTAACCGTCAACCATACACATTAACTTCTTACTAAGACATATTAGGCTAGGATTTTGCTTCAATTTTGTCACCTATTTGTAGATATCTTTATAATTTTTTGCTAATATAGCATTTCAGATTGATACGTTCCATGTTttgttatataaaatatatccTAAAACAGACTACGTCACAAAGCATTTGTCGTAAATGTCACTTCTTCCCCAGGCAGGAGAAGCGTCGTCACTGATGCTGAGTTAAGAGAGTTTGCGATACAGGCAAAATGTCTTGGATGGTCCAAACCTGAGGTCCTAGGCACAGATCATGGTAAGATATTCACAAACATCAGAttattgtacaatttaaaaaatgcatataaTCTTAAATTCTCAAAAAGATGTGTTATATCACATCAAGTAGTACCATGATTTTACAGGGATTTTCCATCTTGCTTTAAtaattttctgttttccttCCCAAATACAGACTATGTGAACTGCAAAGAGTTGGATATGGATGGTGACCTCACCGAAGATCAGAGTACAGCCATGCTACAATTCTTTGCTGAGAAAATGCAACAAAGTCGCCAGAAGATAATCAAGTGTcttacagagtttattatttCTTACTTACCTTCTTACctcacttaaaaataaaataactccaCTGAACTTAGACTCAAGAATAAGAGTTCAAATCTTAACATTAATTCTAATTCAGTTGAATTTAGTTGTGACTGAAATCTCTGCCCCTCGCCTGTAAATAGCTGAGATAGTCTCCAGCaaaccctgcaaaggataaagcgggtatagataatggatggatggatggatggatgagaactGAAGTTAAGTTGTGGATGGCCAGCTGCTCGACCAGAGAAGCTACGGGGTAAATAAGACCAAATCTGAAATCTTTGCACCTTTGTGGAATTAGCAAATACAAAGAGGTTTACACCAAGATTCTAAATCATGTTCATATCCAGCCACTACAGTATATCCACTGAGAGCGTGGTGCAATCTCTGTCCATGTTTATTCAGCAGCGAACTATGTTTGCAAAGCATGAGACATCTGCATGTGTTTATTTAACTTTGAACTACATCCACTTTGATGGTGGGCATTAATGCGGTCCCACTGAAACTCTGAACAAGCTGCATTATTCATTTACATCATTTGCTTGAATATTGAATGTAAGTAACTTGTGATGAATCTGAGTATACTAATGCAGTTGGGAGTAATTAAGCAAACGCACAGGGAGTTTTCTTGCACTGATAAAGACAAACATTATTACACAAATTTGAATGTACTTTAATAGGTTACTTAGTTATCTTTGCGTGTGATAGTTTAACTGAAAACAACTGTGCTGCCAATACACATTGGCCTCATTTTGAATCAAACCATCACAATAATAAAGGCTATTTTAACCTACAATAAGCACTGAGCCTTGACTTTCTAAACTCGAGTCACATGACTTGGACTTGATCGAGACTTGAGTCTTTAATTTGATAACTCTATATTTGatttattaaaatgttaaaagaccTATAACTTGACTTTACATGAACTTGGGCCTGCTGATTTGGAAACACTTGAGCCACAAAgactaaaacattttatttaaaaagtgcACACAAATCAATTCATTTCACTCACTGACTGATCAAACACGGATTCTCTCTTTTTCTGCCGTGCACGTACGAGTGCGAAACCTGTCAGCACAGCCAAACAAAATTAACTAGAATGAGATTTggttctttaaaataaaaacagccttCTGCAAATACTGTTCATATAGGAACAACCAAGGAGTGTTAGGAATCCCAGACGGAGATGCACAAAGAACGTTAGGTGGTCCTCTCATAAAGTTGACTTTAGCTGACTTTAAATGTGCTTAAGGTTCTGTTCATAACATTGTTTGGCTTTTTACCGTGTCTGACATTTTTGTCATGTCTGAGTCTGGTACCTTAAGCACATTCAATATTAATGCGTAACTTGTCAGCTGAGGATCGTTGATGGATGGTGAGCAGGGGTCCTTTTTAGAAAGCAGGTTATGTTCAGACTCTGATTATGTTGAACCTGAACTCAGGGAAACTCTTGAGTTTTccttttcacaaagagaggtataCAGTATGAACCCCAAGCAAGAGGGCTCAGTTACGCTCGTTTGAGAAACTGAGGTatctcaaactctgagtctgttaccatggtaactcaCTCTGTAAATCTGGTTGAGAGCAAGTTAAGTTCCACAAACCCAGAGTTTCTCTGATTCCTACCGTTCATCAAGCTGAGTCAGGGCCGTTAGTTGCCTTTAATAACAACACCGATGCTAAAGATTGCCTATTAAAAGAGGACCTGTATCCAAAGTAGAGAGAAGAGTAGCTTAACTCATccgttcatttatttatttattttcagtagCCACAAACAACAGCCATCGAAGAATAGTTTTACAGGATTTCAGATAAGCAAGAGGATTTAGAAGCTGAATGTTTTATTAGCATCATGCTTCCACCTCCTGTGAGTGAAACAAAATTCATGCAGGATTTTTCAATGTGATTGGATGACGGCATCAATATTCCCATCTAAGCTCCTTGAGTTATTTTCACTTTGGTACAGCGAaattatcttaaaaaaaaaaacaacaataaccttTGTAGATTAACTTCCCTCTGATCTCTGCGTCACTGATTTCACAGTCTGCATTAGAACCCTTCACAAAAAGGCCAGGGACGTGCTGCATATATGAGTCTTAACCAATGAAtaactatattttatttttagtcatattttttgaattttcagAATTTTTGTCACATGTCCACAGTAATATTCCATTATGACAATAATGTCTTTTGCATTTGTTTATCTTATGATGAGTGACTGTGATTATGATATTATTGGGCTTAATTTCAACAGAGTAATGTTTTCCAGCAATCACCTTATGTGATCCCTGCATTGCAGGAGAAGGTCGATTGTTTTAAACCAGATGCCCAGACACGATGGAAGAATAAGAGAATTAGTaagaaagaaatgacaaaaaGTGAAATGTTTTGAGTTGATCTGTCCATCTTGGAAAGGCGCTCGCAGCATGCATCCAGGACCTCATGACAAGAAGAAACATCAAATTATCTTGAGGCATGTCTGACAGATTCCCATGGGGAATAAGGCACAAGGCTTCCACTTCACAAAACGTCCTTCAAAAAAAGACAACCTTGTTCATCACACAGAAACTCATCGACGTCCCTCACCTGTCATCCACCAACAGCTACTTGAGTGACAGTCATGACAGGTACCAATAAATTGTAGTTACAGCTAAAAGCTGTCTCTTGAACAGTCCACTCGGAGTTTGCGTCCCTGACCTACTTTATGAAGCAGCTCCCTCCGATGGTTGGATTCAAATCAGTCTGGAGCACTTGTTTGGGTGGGGTCACTCAGTCTGTGGTTTATCTGATACAGCACACCACCAGATGGTGATCAACATCTTTAACAACCTCTGACACGTCTTTAACGGGTAGAAGACCAAACATCCCTGCTGAATAGTTGGAGGAATTTGAGGCACAAAGGCACATGCTTCGGACTCAGAGCATGGCAaggattgaagcaatcttttgtTCACCTTAAGACTTCTGAATATGAAAAATGATATGGAAAGAAAAATAGTGTTGGTGTACTTTACCttgatttttgcattttttttcctttattgctTTAGTAgtagggaaaataaatgctggAATGATTCGTGTTGTGTTATAATTCTGTCACTGCATTACAAACCACCCTTTGCAGACCATGAAAACTGCATAGCAGCAAACAGCTCTGACATTGATCCTTCCGATTTGGCACCACCAGCTGGATAAAGAGTGGAAAAACATGTTCTCAGAGATCTTCGCATCTGATTCAGAAACACTTCTTCACTATCCACATGCTGCCCTTAGATGGGCTCAGCAAACGTGGGCTAGCCTTTGGTAATTGTTACAATTTTGCCTGTTGCATGCTCTGAGCGAAAGATGAGATGTCTCATAGGTATCCACAGTCTTGTTTTCTTATGGGCTAAGATACTGATTTACATTTTGGGATAACAATGACCATGCACATCTACTAAAGAGAGAATCAAGTCCCAAATAAGTCATAAGACATACCCCTCCTGTTACTCTACTGTATATGAATGCTGCGATGATTCCTACCTAATTTGAACCCCCTGGTCTTGTTTAAATGATCAATATTCTCAATATTCTGTGCTGCAATAAGATTAGCAGTAACAAagcttgcaaaaaaaaaaaaaatattcattttcggtcaaatgttgaatatttgacAATAATTCCCTTCACCGCCTTTTGAAATTTTCCCCTGAAAAGACGCTCTTAATGTCAAAATAACTTTCCTAATCCTGATAAGCAGAgcaaaaagagataaaaaaaactcTCAACCACAACTCCCTTCACCGCCTTTTGAAATTTTCCCCTGAAAAAACGCTCTTAATGTCAAAATAACTTTCCTAATCCTGATAAGAgcaaaaagagataaaaaaaactcTCAACCTCAACCACCTCATCTGATGGTGATTCTCTAGAAACTGTTGAAATATCCTCAGTACCAAGCACCTCTGTGAAAAATCACAGATCCCACAGAGGATCATGTCAGACAACTGAAGAGCTACCGGTACATATTGCTCTGTTCCTCTTATTTGTGTATAATGTAGTATTAATCATCTATGGTTAGAAACTATGTTTACATGGGCAGTAATCATCTAAGTATTTACCTTAATACTCCAATTAAGGTGTTTATATAAGTATAGTAACATCAGATTCTGGGTTTACAAGTTGAGCAGCATAGATTAATGAGACCTTCCTCATGTTCCTTATGTCTCTGTGCTTTGGACTCCCCCTCTaactaactaattaactaactaactagataCTGGTACTGTTTATAAGAAGGAGCAGAGGTACTTAGTTCCTTGAGtgtttgcagcaagatgttgaaTATGAAGATTGcaatcacatctgcagtcatctgttgggggAGCAGCGTCAGAGCCAATCACCTATACTGAACATGTTTATATGGAAAGGCTGGCCCGGTTCTGGAGCCTCTTGAGTTGATTGTGCAAAGAAGgatacttcataaaatgaagaCGTCCATGGACAACCCTGAGCATGCTCTTCATTACACAGTGATTCAGCAACGGTGTCTTCGGTCGGAGGAATCTTTagatctgctgcaacacagacTTCAGGAGATGCTTCCTGCCCACGCCAATAAACCTTAACAATGACTCTTTGAAGAGGCTTAAATGTTTACTCCAGTAATTAAATTCCtttcggggataaataaagttgtttttttaactgaacTGAAGTTGAACTAAAATAGTGGGCATTCTACTGTGCTCTAAACTACCGTTTGAAGACTAGCTTTTATTTAAGCTTTGCGTTTCCCTGTATGTGCGCATTTTCTGCATTCATTCTTGCTGTCATCCTCAAATTTTTCATAACTGCTGTATGCGGAGGCAAGTGTTGTATAAAAATTCAAACAGGGTGTCGTATGCAATTGATTTATATGTGTGTAATGATCAGCATACTCCAGACCATTTAATCCAATTACTGCTTACTCTGACTAAAACCTAATTTAGATTGGAGTTATTGGTTACACAGTGGTTTCATAATCAGAACATTGTTTTAATTGGATTATAACTGCTTTATTGTTGACCATGTAAGGCACTCACTGTTTTGATAGACAAGTGCATGAATGTTTCACACAGATGTAATTTCACCAAAAGAGAGGATGGGATAACTTGCTGCACATAGAAATGTAACGAATGATTACAACTTTAGTAATTTGCATTTATTGTGTGTTTTACTGTTCATGTAAGAAGGTTAAagtataaagaaatgtttactAAAATGATTTCAATTAAACCATGAATATAACCATTTGCTATTAGGACTTATTTAATATAAATTTAGcacaaaagtttaaaaaaaaatgtgtttggtagattttttcttttttgtaacaaTGCTTTTTGGCAATAAATCTTGTACTGTTGGAAAGccagtttatttccctttgaaatTATTTCACATTTGCCAAGAACAcacatttgtgggatgagcggCAGAGCTGAGTAAACCCACATATATGGGGGGGTTTGGAtttggaaaataaaacaaatgaaaaaataaaacaaaacgaacaaacaaaaaagaatgcaAACAAACTATTATTGTATATGAGTAGTACATCCCTGTAGTCATACAATAGTGGATGTGGTAATGACGATTTGGTGACTGTCTGGCAGACAGTGGATCTTCAGATTATTCagccgttgcctagcaacgttGCCTCCTGAAACAGACGAGACGActatagtgtttttttttagtgaaaAGCGCCTTATTAAGCGAtaatttatggtccgcgttacaccaacgcagacactacggcgtagcgtacgcggcgacacgcagcGTAcaatgcgcgtcgccgcgtacactacgccgtcgatttaacgcggaaccataaatcagggtgatttatggttccacgttacaccaacgcagaccctacggcgttttacaatattgtctttggtatcattttaagcattcatttaagctaagatgtgaatctttctgaccaacatagagttcactgcagctctttaaactataaacaacacacatttttacacaatgatatactatcttttatccctgtgtcatctaggaacaacagagacacaaaatacaaaaactggaatactcatagattcaggaaatgtatcacatcttagcttgaatgaatgctttaaaggtcccctttaaaatgataccaaagacaatattgtgaaacattgacagatatcctgtacatgattTTAAACCAGgttatgcagcagcatctaaagtgTAATGTTCTGAAGGGGCTGGGTAACTCAGGAAGGGtcatcataccaaaatatcatctacagacatggatcttttcaaagattataagcaagtttggtcaccttcaGTGGTGCGGACAAGTGAAATATTGGGCTCTGgcgtggcgtcaattcagtcgaagctaaggtatggcaaggttacgagtcacagaacttaactagaggattaatcaacacgtccagcaaatactaatcacagaagtctgctatgtagcttatctgtgtggtcaagaaaattggaactttttcaaatgcagtctcgctcactgcaaaaactcaaaatcttattatatttgtcttatttctagttaaaatgtctcatttttagtcaaaaaatcttattacacttaaaacaagtgtcattaccagaaaaataacttgttatttgaccattttcaccggttgcaagtaaattttcacttgaaataagtagaaaaatctgccagtgggacaagatttatcttctcattacaagcaaaaaaatcttgttccactggcagatttttccacttattttaagtgaaaatctacttgaaacaggtgaaaatggttgtttttgagtcttgtcttaaatgcaatgagattttctttggctaaaaatgagacattttaactagaaataagacaaatattcttgttaagattttgagtttttgcagtgtataataactagtgaaatcaatcatgttgttctgatttgcatttgtagttattctatatgtattaagtaatagaataatcaatacaaatagacacagagtaattccataaatgtatttttcgGCTTTAGGACCCAGGTGCGCGGCAGCCAGCAGACACCGGTTGATGAGATGCTCTACTCCGCATCACACATCATAAGAAACCAACAAAGAGCGGCTGTTTTCTGGACATAGTAGTCACTGAAAAAACTTAAGTTATCCAAAAAGAGATTCGAGggtgtgcatttttttttttattgttttatttcccACACCCCGCGCCTTTGTCCGCGCCAGCCCGCACCGGGGCTGGAAGACCCGTCGCTCCTCGCCTCCCCGTCGACAAGCATGAGCCAGCGGTTCACGGTCTCCAAGAGCGACGGCGAGCGGCGGCCGTCGGACATCCAGGGGGAGGTGAACCAGCTGTTCGAGGGGGACGAGCCTGCACCAGACccgggcagcagcagcagcagccgtggcGGCGGCGGGGAGGGCGCAGCTGCCGccggggtggaggaggaggtgctgGTGCTGACAGGTAGGAGAGAGAGACACCTCCATGCTGGCTCCATTCACCCTGACGCGGCGGGTTAGCTGCTGCTAGGAGCTAACAGGTCAGGCACGTCCAGTCTGCTGCTGCACCACGCTGGTGCGAGGGGactggataaaaaaatacaaattatatatatatatatatatatatatatatatatatatatatatatatatatatatatatatatatatatattatttttacatttatttttatttcacaaacatgcatacacacatgcatatatatatatatatatatatatatatatatatatatatatatatatatatatatatatatatatatatatatacatatatatatatatatatatatatatatatatatatatatatatatatatatacagtagctGTATACAATAAGAATAGGGTGGTCAAGAACAGAGGTGAAAGAGCAAaacgtatacatacacacacatacacacacacatacatacatacatacatacatacatacatacacacacacacacacacacacacacacacacacacacacacacacacacacacacacacacacacacacacacacacacacacacacacacacacatacatacatacatacagtagctGTATACAATAAGAATAGAGTGGTCAAGAACAGAGGTGAAAGAGAAAAacgtatacatacatatacacatacaatacacacatacataggcacatatctatatatatatatatatatatatatatatatatatatatatatatatatgccatcAGACCGTaaaaccaggcctgctctcagtagttaACGGACAATTACACGTGCAATAACaatttcatggatatttttgtttgggtgtttattgtgtttttctttgtttcttttaccttttctttttcctttctattctttttctattgattgatttgttttggtgattttgtattgagggggaggattttttataagcccttcgggcttcttttcctctcctgcacaaattatttgtccttgtatgataaaattactgtattttcattgtgcaaataaataaataaataaataaataaaaataaataaataaaaataataacaagatgtgcaatacctatgtgcaatatctgtctgtctacatCACACACATTTTACCtgcctttttatatatatatatatatataagataagataatcctttatttctccctcaatggggaaactcacttgttagcagcagtacacttaacacacacatgcaggggagggataaaaaaaagtaaaaaagtagaaaatatatataattatgagatataaacagtatatacagtacattgcaaTGGAAGTAGAGGTAGTgcgagagaaagaaaaaacagtgcaaaaaagcaggtaaaatGTGTGTGATGTAGAcggacagatattgcacatatggtattgcacatcttgttattattgttattgcacgtgTAATTGTCCGTtaactactgagagcaggcctggttttAAGGTCTgatggcatatatatatatgtgtgtgtgtatacatacatacatacatacatacatacatacatacatacatacatacatacatacatacatacatacatacatacagtagctGCATACAATAAGAATACATTGGTCAAGACAGAGGTGAAAGAGCAAGACGTGTAAATGTCTTCATGTGAAACGTTTTGCATGTGCGCTGCCCCTTTTTGGAAGATGCAAGGATATGTTGAcgaataaaacatttatctattttttttttcatatggtCTCTTACATTTGTATGACTCAGACATGTTGCTCCAACTGCTACAATATGCAAACATATTTTGCTGCTCTGTTACTCAGAGGTAGTGTCACATTATTTCCTTTGCTCAGCTGTCAAACATGAGCCCACATGCACTTCCCTCCCATTAAGATTATTGGTATGATTTTGCTCTTATCCTGACAGTCAAGTTTAACTCTGCAGATTCTTTAATGTGATACTCCAGAGaatctactttattttgtcataaagaagtagtaattgttttttttatggtttGTCCTCAATACGCCTTTGACAGCAACAGTTTTTTTAGGTGACAACTAACTCAA
This genomic window from Cololabis saira isolate AMF1-May2022 chromosome 8, fColSai1.1, whole genome shotgun sequence contains:
- the LOC133449290 gene encoding uncharacterized protein LOC133449290, with the translated sequence MKILFVAVMSSLISACQPAPLTCEQLLKPVDKGPVITGKWYYIALATETCLPSTLFSSLLSPSLTADVTSKDTANVFAARTYVKMFGHCYNESEAIFYDNNKMFDVDKNNAPTGEPDIVLQTSCPDCLVVKSADVLDTVVFLSRRSVVTDAELREFAIQAKCLGWSKPEVLGTDHDYVNCKELDMDGDLTEDQSTAMLQFFAEKMQQSRQKIIKCLTEFIISYLPSYLT